A genomic segment from Dietzia psychralcaliphila encodes:
- a CDS encoding ferredoxin--NADP reductase, which translates to MTATPQLGSFVRELSIAEVIEETADAKSIVFEIPAGAEDDFRYTPGQFLTLRIPSDQTGSVARCYSLSSSPTEDSRLKVTVKRTIDGYGSNWLCDNAEVGMSMHVLAPSGIFTPKNLDQDFILLAAGSGVTPVMSILKSALAQGTGHIVMVYANRDEKSVIFKDELQTLQRENPDRLTVLHWLESVSGIPSPEMIGNLLHPVAAKRQSYICGPAPFMETVKDGLRRSGADMHLIHTEAFSSIEGDPFAEIVIDDSPSDDGVGPATAIVELDDETHELSWPRNTPLLDVLLSKGIKAPFSCRKGECSACACVLKSGEVEMIHNGILDPEEVEEGYVLSCQLLPKTDRVEVSYSE; encoded by the coding sequence ATGACCGCCACCCCACAACTCGGCTCCTTCGTGCGCGAACTCTCAATCGCCGAGGTGATCGAGGAGACCGCCGACGCCAAGTCGATCGTCTTCGAGATCCCCGCCGGTGCCGAGGACGACTTCCGGTACACCCCCGGGCAGTTCCTGACCCTGCGGATCCCCAGCGACCAGACCGGGTCCGTGGCGCGCTGCTACTCGCTCTCGAGTTCCCCCACCGAGGACTCCAGGCTCAAGGTGACCGTCAAGCGCACGATCGACGGCTACGGCTCCAACTGGCTGTGCGACAACGCCGAGGTCGGCATGTCCATGCACGTGCTGGCGCCGTCGGGCATCTTCACCCCCAAGAACCTCGATCAGGACTTCATCCTCCTGGCCGCCGGGTCCGGTGTCACCCCGGTGATGTCGATCCTCAAGTCGGCGCTCGCCCAGGGCACCGGGCACATCGTCATGGTGTACGCCAACCGGGACGAGAAGTCCGTGATCTTCAAGGACGAACTGCAGACCCTGCAGCGGGAGAACCCCGACCGGCTCACCGTTCTGCACTGGCTCGAGTCGGTGTCGGGTATTCCCTCCCCCGAGATGATCGGCAACCTCCTGCACCCGGTGGCGGCCAAGCGCCAGTCGTACATCTGTGGCCCGGCGCCGTTCATGGAGACCGTCAAGGACGGGCTCCGCCGCTCGGGGGCCGACATGCACCTCATCCACACCGAGGCGTTCTCCTCGATCGAGGGCGATCCGTTCGCCGAGATCGTGATCGACGACTCCCCCTCGGATGACGGCGTCGGGCCGGCCACGGCGATCGTGGAGCTCGACGACGAGACCCACGAGCTCTCGTGGCCGCGCAACACCCCACTCCTGGACGTCCTGCTGTCCAAGGGCATCAAGGCGCCGTTCTCCTGCCGCAAGGGCGAGTGTTCCGCCTGTGCCTGCGTTCTCAAGTCGGGCGAGGTCGAGATGATCCACAACGGGATCCTCGATCCGGAGGAGGTCGAGGAGGGGTACGTGCTGAGCTGCCAACTCCTACCCAAGACCGATCGCGTCGAGGTCTCGTACTCGGAGTGA
- a CDS encoding flavodoxin domain-containing protein, with translation MNHPVVTFTSKYGSTRRYADALAGRLGTRAVDLAAMRDASDADPLVVLAPQYVTSILGRRRIIRAIRSAPGRTALVVVALSPADDPGRGTLAQKLVAASGREVTTFHLRGDFDPDRLRWMDRVLMAALRRELRKTPNEPMARLLLTRERIEFVDESTLDPVVAWARRPGTPGS, from the coding sequence GTGAACCACCCTGTCGTCACCTTCACCTCCAAGTACGGCTCCACCCGCCGGTACGCGGACGCGCTCGCCGGGAGGCTCGGAACGCGCGCTGTGGATCTCGCCGCGATGCGGGACGCGTCCGACGCCGACCCGTTGGTGGTGCTCGCACCTCAGTACGTCACCAGCATCCTGGGGCGACGGCGGATCATCCGGGCGATCCGCTCGGCTCCGGGCCGCACGGCTCTCGTCGTCGTCGCCCTGTCCCCCGCCGACGACCCCGGGCGCGGCACCCTCGCACAGAAGCTCGTGGCGGCCTCCGGCCGCGAGGTCACCACCTTCCACCTACGCGGCGACTTCGACCCGGACCGGCTTCGGTGGATGGACCGCGTTCTCATGGCCGCGCTGCGTAGGGAATTGCGCAAGACCCCGAACGAACCGATGGCCCGGTTACTTCTGACTCGCGAGCGGATCGAGTTCGTCGACGAGTCCACCCTCGACCCGGTCGTGGCCTGGGCGCGGAGACCCGGCACGCCCGGGTCGTGA
- a CDS encoding acyl-CoA dehydrogenase family protein — translation MTALTTSPGVDTEEQAAMRSSVAGLLDKKSDPAAVRAAMASEHGHDPALWSTLVEQIGAAALSIPEQYDGAGATWVETHLVCEELGRRLTPSPLLGSAVLAAQAVLASGDEAACARILPGIAAGEQVALCWASEDGWATPGVSASGSDGDTLSGTAHHVLGADTSSTLLVIAITGGGVGLFEVPTETSGVTVTRVPVMDPTRTMARVEFDSVTATPVPTRASFLPRLRAAAWAAISAEQVGAARSVLDATVKYTQERTQFGRTIGSFQALKHRMADMYVRAETAASLSYSAAAMVAQAQSLGDGPNSDEAAYAAEIEAAAAKVYCSEALQWITGESIQLHGGVGITWEYDAHLFFKRAHGTAQLLGQPHEILGALEVAAGL, via the coding sequence ATGACCGCGCTCACAACCTCCCCCGGGGTGGACACCGAGGAGCAGGCGGCAATGCGGAGTTCGGTCGCCGGGCTCCTGGACAAGAAGTCGGACCCGGCGGCCGTACGTGCGGCCATGGCCTCCGAGCACGGGCACGACCCCGCACTGTGGTCGACCCTCGTCGAGCAGATCGGCGCGGCAGCGCTGTCGATCCCCGAGCAGTACGACGGCGCCGGTGCCACCTGGGTCGAGACCCACCTGGTGTGCGAAGAGCTGGGCCGTCGCCTCACCCCCTCCCCCCTGCTCGGCTCGGCGGTCCTCGCGGCCCAGGCCGTGCTGGCCTCCGGTGACGAGGCGGCCTGCGCCCGGATACTGCCCGGCATCGCCGCCGGCGAGCAGGTGGCGCTGTGCTGGGCGTCGGAGGACGGCTGGGCCACGCCGGGGGTCAGCGCCTCCGGTTCCGACGGTGACACGCTCAGCGGCACCGCCCACCACGTCCTCGGCGCCGACACCTCCTCCACGCTGCTCGTGATAGCGATCACGGGCGGCGGGGTGGGGCTCTTCGAGGTTCCCACCGAGACCTCCGGGGTGACGGTCACCCGGGTCCCGGTCATGGACCCCACCCGCACGATGGCGCGCGTCGAGTTCGATTCCGTCACGGCGACGCCCGTCCCCACCCGCGCGAGCTTCCTGCCCCGACTTCGCGCGGCCGCGTGGGCGGCGATCTCCGCCGAGCAGGTCGGCGCCGCGCGGTCCGTGCTCGACGCGACCGTGAAGTACACCCAGGAGCGCACGCAGTTCGGCCGCACCATCGGCTCGTTCCAGGCGCTCAAACACCGCATGGCCGACATGTACGTCAGGGCCGAGACCGCCGCGTCGCTGTCCTACTCGGCCGCCGCGATGGTCGCCCAGGCCCAGTCTCTCGGGGACGGGCCGAACTCCGACGAGGCCGCCTACGCCGCCGAGATCGAGGCCGCCGCCGCCAAGGTGTACTGCTCCGAGGCACTGCAGTGGATCACCGGCGAGTCCATCCAGCTCCACGGCGGCGTGGGGATCACGTGGGAATACGACGCCCACCTGTTCTTCAAGCGCGCGCACGGCACCGCTCAGTTGCTCGGTCAGCCCCACGAGATCCTCGGGGCGCTAGAGGTGGCCGCAGGCCTCTAG
- the hsaB gene encoding 3-hydroxy-9,10-secoandrosta-1,3,5(10)-triene-9,17-dione monooxygenase reductase subunit, with the protein MSSTDHTPEGQSFSNRELRDALGQFCTGITVITAVKDDAPVGFACQSFSALSLEPPLVLFCPMKTSGSWKGIEAAGKFCVNILSEEQEDVSSTFGRRGDDKFASIDWSPSPLGSPVIDGVMAWLDCEIEQVLDGGDHWIVLGRVNHLGPTERDVRPLLFYRGAYLSIEEDVVDPTPEQEELANFITSADSYTWL; encoded by the coding sequence ATGAGCAGTACCGACCACACCCCGGAGGGCCAGAGCTTCTCCAACCGGGAACTGCGCGACGCGCTCGGCCAGTTCTGTACGGGGATCACCGTCATCACGGCGGTCAAGGACGACGCGCCGGTCGGGTTCGCCTGCCAGTCCTTCTCCGCGCTCTCCCTCGAGCCTCCCCTGGTCCTGTTCTGCCCGATGAAGACGTCGGGGTCGTGGAAGGGGATCGAGGCGGCCGGCAAGTTCTGCGTCAACATCCTCTCCGAGGAGCAGGAGGACGTCTCGTCCACGTTCGGCCGTCGCGGGGACGACAAGTTCGCGTCGATCGACTGGTCGCCGAGTCCGCTCGGCTCTCCGGTGATCGACGGCGTGATGGCGTGGCTGGACTGCGAGATCGAGCAGGTGCTCGACGGCGGCGACCACTGGATCGTCCTGGGGCGGGTCAACCACCTCGGGCCGACCGAACGGGACGTCCGTCCCCTGCTGTTCTACCGCGGGGCGTATCTGAGTATCGAGGAGGACGTCGTGGATCCGACGCCCGAGCAGGAAGAGCTCGCCAACTTCATCACCTCCGCCGACTCCTACACGTGGCTGTGA
- the hsaA gene encoding 3-hydroxy-9,10-secoandrosta-1,3,5(10)-triene-9,17-dione monooxygenase oxygenase subunit yields the protein MSEHANHEVIDRIKALLPGFAERAQETEDLRRVHPQNIAELDEAGFFKLCQPAQWGGYEADMEAFYTAAMTIATACPSTGWCASILGIHNWHLALFPQQAQEEVWGSDSTVRISSSYAPMGAATKTDDGYLLNGKWSWSSGCDHADWVFVGGPVLDENGKMIDFCTFLVEKSQYEILDVWHVAGLKGTGSNDILIKDALIPAHRVLSFGDMANTTSPGLEVNTNPIYRMPWGTIHPTTISTPIVGMAFGCYEVHREHQRARVRAAFGTKVKDDPFAKVRLAEAAGDIDAAWLQLMRNVREELDLIKAGEYPGMDIRTRARRDQVRATQRSIDAIGLLFQNSGARALEDTSPIQRFWRDANAGRVHAANEATKAYIMYGQNEFGEKISDSMV from the coding sequence ATGAGCGAGCACGCCAACCACGAGGTCATCGACCGGATCAAAGCCCTGCTGCCCGGTTTCGCCGAGCGTGCGCAGGAGACCGAGGACCTGCGCCGGGTCCACCCGCAGAACATCGCGGAGCTCGACGAGGCCGGTTTCTTCAAGCTCTGCCAGCCCGCCCAGTGGGGTGGCTACGAGGCGGACATGGAGGCCTTCTACACCGCCGCCATGACCATCGCGACGGCGTGCCCGTCCACCGGGTGGTGCGCCAGCATCCTCGGGATCCACAACTGGCACCTGGCCCTGTTCCCGCAGCAGGCGCAGGAGGAGGTCTGGGGTTCGGACAGCACCGTGCGGATCTCGTCGTCGTACGCCCCGATGGGTGCGGCCACCAAGACCGACGACGGGTACCTCCTCAACGGCAAGTGGTCCTGGTCCTCGGGCTGCGACCATGCCGACTGGGTGTTCGTGGGCGGTCCCGTGCTCGACGAGAACGGGAAGATGATCGACTTCTGCACCTTCCTCGTGGAGAAGTCGCAGTACGAGATCCTCGATGTCTGGCACGTCGCCGGTCTCAAGGGCACGGGGTCCAACGACATCCTGATCAAGGACGCGCTCATCCCCGCGCACCGCGTGCTGTCCTTCGGCGACATGGCCAACACGACCAGCCCGGGGCTGGAGGTCAACACCAACCCGATCTACCGCATGCCGTGGGGCACCATCCACCCCACCACCATCTCCACCCCGATCGTCGGTATGGCGTTCGGCTGCTACGAGGTGCACCGCGAGCACCAGCGTGCGCGGGTCCGGGCCGCCTTCGGCACCAAGGTCAAGGACGACCCGTTCGCCAAGGTCCGTCTCGCCGAGGCCGCGGGTGACATCGACGCCGCGTGGCTGCAGCTGATGCGCAACGTCCGCGAGGAGCTGGACCTGATCAAGGCCGGCGAGTACCCGGGGATGGACATCCGCACCCGGGCCCGTCGGGACCAGGTCCGGGCCACTCAGCGCTCCATCGACGCCATCGGGCTACTGTTCCAGAACTCCGGCGCCCGCGCGCTCGAGGACACCTCGCCGATCCAGCGTTTCTGGCGCGATGCCAACGCCGGTCGGGTGCACGCCGCCAACGAGGCGACCAAGGCGTACATCATGTACGGGCAGAATGAGTTCGGCGAGAAGATCTCGGACTCGATGGTCTGA
- a CDS encoding inositol monophosphatase family protein, whose product MSPFPEHGRTNDQRLAEDLAAQAGRLLTDLRVSRVAPEELGDFAEGEARAVIVDRLAVARPDDLVFGEWNPDSRARLEADRVWMIDPLDGVHSYCTEGRPDWAVHVALWERDPAGTGGITACAIAMPAYGRVITGRGATTYQPISIIRGPRPRPLVPPRDDDHLRIAVSEADPPAFAEELAESLDASLVHLGSGGGKTATVVEGECDAYIHTSGHHQWDSAATFGVVRQRGLHASRLDGSELVYNVEQIEFPDLLVCKEDVADRIIEAVRQYL is encoded by the coding sequence ATGAGTCCCTTCCCCGAGCACGGACGTACCAACGACCAACGACTCGCCGAGGACCTGGCGGCGCAGGCCGGACGACTGCTCACCGATCTGAGGGTCTCCCGGGTCGCTCCAGAGGAACTCGGCGACTTCGCCGAGGGCGAGGCCCGAGCGGTGATCGTGGACCGGCTCGCCGTGGCCCGGCCCGACGACCTCGTCTTTGGCGAATGGAACCCGGACTCGCGGGCCCGCCTCGAGGCGGACCGGGTGTGGATGATCGACCCACTGGACGGCGTGCACTCGTACTGCACCGAGGGACGTCCCGACTGGGCGGTACACGTGGCTCTGTGGGAGAGGGACCCGGCGGGCACCGGCGGTATCACCGCCTGCGCGATCGCCATGCCCGCGTACGGCCGGGTGATCACCGGCCGAGGCGCCACCACCTACCAGCCGATCTCCATCATCCGCGGCCCACGCCCCCGCCCGCTGGTTCCGCCACGCGACGACGATCACCTGCGCATCGCCGTCTCGGAGGCCGATCCCCCGGCGTTCGCGGAGGAGCTCGCGGAGTCGCTCGACGCCTCGCTGGTGCACCTCGGATCGGGAGGCGGCAAGACCGCCACCGTCGTCGAGGGCGAGTGCGACGCCTACATCCACACCAGCGGGCACCACCAGTGGGACTCGGCCGCCACGTTCGGCGTGGTACGCCAGCGCGGGCTGCACGCCAGCCGACTCGACGGTTCCGAGCTGGTCTACAACGTCGAGCAGATCGAGTTCCCCGACCTGCTGGTGTGCAAGGAGGACGTGGCCGACCGCATCATCGAGGCCGTCCGGCAGTACCTCTGA
- a CDS encoding Rieske 2Fe-2S domain-containing protein: MTAISSAPGAIREIDTGEARERYARGWHCIGTVKEFTDGKPHSIQAFGTKLVVWANDQGEINVLDAYCRHLGGDLSDGEVKDGNIACPFHDWRWGGDGKCKGIPYAKRVPLRAKTRAWITNVQSGQVFVWHDHEGNPPRDEDAIPAIAEYETGEWTDWEWNRLVIEGSNCMEIVDNVVDMAHFYYIHFAFPTYFKNVFEGQTATQYLNTKGRPDHDPTAGKYGDTLLESEASYFGPAYMINPLKQMYGAFETEAILINCHYPIDQNSFVLMYGLSVKKPAGFDDETSAKMAAKIATFFGEGFLQDVRIWQRKSSIANPLLCEEDGPVYQLRRWYEQFYVDRDKVEPEMQERFEFEVDTTAANQYWESEVAENMRKQDAGEAEISNEQTQYTGMADVAGEAAASRAEK; the protein is encoded by the coding sequence ATGACCGCAATCAGCTCGGCCCCCGGAGCTATCCGCGAGATCGACACGGGCGAGGCCCGGGAACGCTACGCGCGCGGTTGGCACTGCATCGGCACCGTCAAGGAGTTCACCGACGGCAAGCCCCACTCCATCCAGGCGTTCGGCACCAAGCTGGTCGTGTGGGCCAACGACCAGGGTGAGATCAACGTCCTCGACGCCTACTGCCGCCACCTCGGAGGCGATCTCTCCGACGGCGAGGTCAAGGACGGCAACATCGCGTGCCCGTTCCACGATTGGCGCTGGGGCGGCGACGGCAAGTGCAAGGGCATCCCCTATGCCAAGCGCGTTCCCCTCCGCGCCAAGACCCGCGCCTGGATCACCAACGTCCAGTCCGGCCAGGTCTTCGTCTGGCACGACCACGAGGGCAATCCCCCCCGTGACGAGGACGCCATCCCGGCCATCGCCGAGTACGAGACCGGCGAGTGGACCGACTGGGAGTGGAACCGCCTCGTGATCGAGGGTTCCAACTGTATGGAGATCGTCGACAACGTCGTCGACATGGCGCACTTCTACTACATCCATTTCGCCTTCCCGACGTACTTCAAGAACGTCTTCGAGGGGCAGACGGCCACCCAGTACCTCAACACCAAGGGTCGGCCGGACCACGATCCCACGGCCGGCAAGTACGGCGACACGCTCCTGGAGTCCGAGGCCTCGTACTTCGGGCCGGCGTACATGATCAACCCCCTCAAGCAGATGTACGGCGCCTTCGAGACCGAGGCGATCCTCATCAACTGCCACTACCCGATCGACCAGAACTCGTTCGTGCTGATGTACGGACTGTCGGTCAAGAAGCCCGCGGGTTTCGACGACGAGACGTCCGCCAAGATGGCCGCGAAGATCGCGACGTTCTTCGGCGAGGGCTTCCTCCAGGACGTCCGTATCTGGCAGCGCAAGTCCTCGATCGCCAACCCCCTCCTGTGCGAGGAGGACGGCCCCGTCTACCAGCTCCGCCGGTGGTACGAGCAGTTCTACGTGGACCGCGACAAGGTCGAGCCCGAGATGCAGGAGCGCTTCGAGTTCGAGGTCGACACCACGGCGGCCAACCAGTACTGGGAGAGCGAGGTCGCCGAGAACATGCGCAAGCAGGACGCCGGTGAGGCCGAGATCTCCAACGAGCAGACTCAGTACACGGGCATGGCGGACGTCGCCGGGGAGGCCGCCGCCTCCAGAGCCGAGAAGTGA
- a CDS encoding sulfotransferase family protein, whose product MSAPTDADRIFVGTVDDLHASASRAVGLEDFGDGEDRHREALGVLLDSLHSDAGLTPAGSKYWRSVLKGAMAARLVSQAGFSADPAQADVEIVRPVVVTGLPRTGTTALHRLLGADPANQGLELWLTEVPKPRPPREQWEDDPTYRGLRDLYAGFMSENPDYGGVHYISADDLEECWQLLRQSATSASYECLARLDGYSTWLEGVDWVPVYRRHKRNLQLIGADDPGRRWVLKNPSHLFALDALLEVYPDAVVVQTHRDPRKSMASMFSLAHRTAADWSTRFTPEYIGSSQLDLWARGVVEFDAVRARHESDPASRATFVDVNHRELIEDPAGVVERVYAAVGTGLDDGVRTAVEAENAKSLSGDRAPAHRYTLADYGLSEEQVAERFDGYRGLEG is encoded by the coding sequence ATGTCCGCACCGACCGACGCCGACCGCATCTTCGTCGGCACCGTCGACGACCTCCACGCGAGCGCCTCGAGGGCGGTCGGGCTCGAGGACTTCGGGGACGGCGAGGACCGCCACCGCGAGGCGCTGGGCGTGCTACTCGACTCCCTGCACTCCGACGCCGGCCTCACCCCGGCCGGCAGCAAGTACTGGCGCTCCGTACTCAAGGGCGCGATGGCGGCGCGGCTCGTCTCGCAGGCGGGTTTCTCGGCGGACCCGGCCCAGGCGGACGTCGAGATCGTGCGGCCCGTCGTCGTCACCGGTCTTCCCCGGACCGGAACCACGGCACTTCACCGACTCCTGGGCGCCGACCCCGCGAACCAGGGACTCGAGTTGTGGCTCACGGAGGTCCCCAAGCCGCGGCCGCCCCGGGAGCAGTGGGAGGACGACCCCACCTACCGCGGGCTGCGCGACCTGTACGCCGGGTTCATGTCGGAGAACCCCGACTACGGAGGGGTGCACTACATCTCCGCCGACGACCTGGAGGAGTGCTGGCAGCTGCTGCGCCAGTCCGCCACGTCGGCGTCGTACGAGTGCCTGGCCAGGCTCGACGGGTATTCGACGTGGCTCGAGGGCGTCGACTGGGTGCCCGTGTACCGGCGACACAAGCGCAACCTGCAGCTGATCGGGGCGGACGATCCCGGACGGCGATGGGTGCTCAAGAACCCCAGCCACCTGTTCGCGCTCGACGCACTGCTCGAGGTGTACCCCGACGCCGTGGTGGTGCAGACCCATCGAGATCCGCGCAAGTCCATGGCGTCGATGTTCTCGCTGGCGCACCGGACCGCCGCGGACTGGTCGACGCGCTTCACCCCGGAGTACATCGGGTCCTCGCAGCTCGACCTGTGGGCGCGCGGCGTGGTCGAGTTCGACGCGGTCCGCGCCCGGCACGAGTCGGACCCGGCGTCGCGGGCGACGTTCGTGGACGTCAACCACCGTGAGCTGATCGAGGACCCGGCGGGAGTGGTGGAACGTGTGTACGCCGCTGTCGGTACCGGGCTGGACGACGGGGTGCGAACGGCGGTCGAGGCCGAGAACGCGAAGAGTCTGTCCGGCGACCGGGCGCCCGCACACCGCTACACGCTCGCCGACTACGGATTGAGCGAGGAGCAGGTCGCCGAGCGGTTCGACGGCTACCGGGGCCTGGAGGGGTAG
- the hsaC gene encoding iron-dependent extradiol dioxygenase HsaC — MAISNFGYVRLYATDMDAWREYGTKVLGFVVGSGDDPDALYFRMDENPHRWIVVPGPEDKLAAVGWECANEAELDDVIRRLDAAGVAWQEAPDEVKRDRRVRGLITCQDPAGFTLEIYHTIALQHRRIPTPYGHEFVTGDQGAGHIVLSTPDEVAALEFYRDVLGFALRDSMSLPPEIVGRPADGEPAWLRFLGCNPRHHSLAFTPFPNPTGIIHLMVEVASADDVGLGLDRALRKNVRMSASLGRHVNDKMLSFYMKTPGGFDCEYGCEGVQVEDDEKWVARESTAVSLWGHDFSVGFK; from the coding sequence ATGGCAATAAGCAACTTCGGATATGTCCGGCTGTATGCCACCGACATGGACGCATGGCGTGAGTACGGAACCAAGGTACTCGGGTTCGTGGTGGGTTCCGGCGACGATCCGGACGCACTCTACTTCCGTATGGACGAGAATCCGCACCGGTGGATCGTGGTTCCCGGCCCGGAGGACAAGCTCGCCGCGGTGGGCTGGGAGTGCGCGAACGAGGCGGAGCTCGATGACGTCATACGACGCCTCGACGCCGCCGGTGTGGCCTGGCAGGAGGCCCCCGACGAGGTCAAGCGGGACCGCAGGGTACGGGGTCTGATCACCTGCCAGGACCCGGCCGGGTTCACGCTGGAGATCTACCACACCATCGCCCTCCAGCACCGGCGCATCCCGACGCCCTACGGGCACGAGTTCGTCACCGGTGACCAGGGGGCGGGTCACATCGTGCTCTCCACCCCGGACGAGGTGGCGGCGCTGGAGTTCTACCGGGACGTCCTCGGGTTCGCCCTGCGCGACTCGATGAGCCTGCCGCCGGAGATCGTCGGTCGACCGGCCGACGGGGAACCGGCGTGGCTGCGCTTCCTGGGCTGCAACCCCCGGCATCACTCGCTCGCGTTCACACCGTTCCCCAACCCCACCGGGATCATCCACCTGATGGTCGAGGTCGCGTCGGCGGACGACGTCGGTCTCGGGCTGGACCGGGCACTGCGCAAGAACGTCAGGATGTCGGCCTCCCTCGGCCGGCACGTCAACGACAAGATGCTGAGCTTTTACATGAAGACGCCCGGTGGCTTCGACTGCGAGTACGGCTGCGAGGGCGTACAGGTCGAGGACGACGAGAAATGGGTCGCGCGGGAGTCGACGGCCGTGAGCCTCTGGGGCCACGACTTCTCCGTCGGTTTCAAGTAG
- a CDS encoding IS1182 family transposase produces MQGEWDRQRELLDVESVAGHLLEPGSVFALLAEHRDRLFPAELFADLFPSGRGRPSIPGEVIASVIVLQALFGHSDREAVDALTFDLRWKAACGYAVDAKGFDSSTLTYWRRRLAASENPQRIFEVVRQVIAETGAVKTKTRRALDSTVLDDAVARQDTITQLIAQIRRVGREVPGAKELIASECTRLAAVCGHDYSEAGKPRIAWDDQAARDELVSALVADALALLEALDVEAITAAGGRPAEAVALLALVAGQDVEPAEDSDGTDGRWRIARRTVPDRVISTVDPDARHAHKTQQRRQDGFKAHIVVEPDTGLTTAARLTRASGPDNSDAAVGADLVTTDPTTTDVEHIEVLGDSAYATGDMLATLAGKQWLPLVKPWPTRPAVEGGFGLDDFTFDAAANTLTCPADVTRTVSPQGRAKFGAACRQCPLRQRCTTSQSGRSVLLGEHHVLQRQHRQRAQGEDFRATYRQHRPMVERSIAWLTRGARRVPYRGVDKNNSWLHHRAAALNLRRLLAMGLTHQNGAWALA; encoded by the coding sequence ATGCAGGGTGAGTGGGATCGGCAGCGTGAGTTGCTGGATGTGGAGTCGGTGGCGGGGCATCTGCTCGAGCCCGGCAGCGTGTTCGCGTTGCTGGCCGAGCATCGGGATCGCTTGTTCCCGGCGGAGTTGTTCGCCGATCTGTTTCCCTCGGGCCGGGGCCGGCCGTCGATCCCGGGGGAGGTGATCGCCTCGGTCATCGTGCTTCAGGCTCTGTTTGGGCACTCCGACCGGGAGGCCGTGGATGCGTTGACGTTTGACCTGCGGTGGAAGGCCGCGTGCGGGTACGCGGTCGATGCCAAGGGCTTCGACTCGTCGACGTTGACTTACTGGCGGCGCCGGCTGGCCGCCAGCGAGAATCCGCAGCGGATCTTCGAGGTGGTGCGCCAGGTCATCGCCGAGACCGGAGCGGTCAAGACTAAGACCCGCCGCGCACTGGACTCGACGGTTCTGGATGATGCGGTGGCCCGTCAGGACACGATCACCCAACTCATCGCCCAGATCAGGCGGGTCGGCCGCGAAGTGCCCGGCGCGAAAGAGCTGATCGCCTCCGAGTGCACCCGGTTGGCGGCGGTGTGCGGGCACGATTACTCCGAGGCCGGTAAGCCGCGTATTGCCTGGGATGACCAGGCCGCCCGCGACGAGCTGGTCTCGGCCCTGGTCGCAGACGCTCTGGCACTGCTTGAGGCTCTGGATGTTGAGGCGATCACCGCCGCCGGCGGCAGACCAGCCGAGGCGGTGGCGCTGCTGGCATTGGTCGCCGGCCAGGACGTCGAGCCCGCCGAGGATTCCGATGGCACCGACGGCCGGTGGCGCATCGCCCGCCGCACCGTCCCGGACCGGGTGATCTCTACCGTGGACCCCGATGCCCGGCACGCGCACAAGACCCAGCAGCGTCGCCAGGACGGGTTCAAAGCCCACATCGTGGTCGAACCCGATACCGGGCTGACCACTGCGGCCCGGCTGACTCGGGCCAGCGGTCCGGACAATTCCGACGCCGCCGTCGGTGCGGACCTGGTGACCACAGATCCCACCACTACAGACGTCGAACACATTGAAGTGCTCGGAGACTCGGCGTACGCCACCGGAGACATGCTGGCCACCCTCGCCGGAAAGCAGTGGCTGCCCCTGGTCAAACCCTGGCCGACCAGGCCCGCTGTGGAGGGCGGGTTTGGTCTGGATGACTTCACCTTCGATGCCGCGGCAAACACGTTGACCTGCCCGGCTGATGTCACGCGGACAGTGTCGCCGCAGGGCCGGGCGAAGTTCGGTGCGGCCTGCCGGCAGTGTCCGCTGCGCCAGCGGTGCACCACCTCACAATCCGGCCGCTCGGTGCTGCTGGGCGAGCACCATGTGCTGCAACGCCAGCACCGCCAGCGCGCACAGGGCGAGGACTTCCGGGCCACCTACCGGCAGCATCGCCCGATGGTGGAACGCTCCATCGCCTGGCTCACCCGAGGCGCCCGACGAGTGCCCTATCGCGGGGTGGATAAGAACAACAGCTGGCTCCACCACCGCGCCGCCGCCCTCAACCTACGTCGACTGCTAGCCATGGGCCTGACCCACCAGAACGGAGCTTGGGCCCTGGCCTGA